A genomic region of Solibacillus isronensis contains the following coding sequences:
- a CDS encoding type IA DNA topoisomerase — MDLIICEKRSVGISTAEALSTSFKEEKGYIVCNNNILITWCIGHLFTMAAPKSYNPVWEKWSWHTLPMIPDRIKLEIIDDARIKAQVSVIKKLVEKPEVTRVVVNSDAAQEGQLIAGNLLRMLSVKKPIVRMWVSSMSVKALQQAYKNVISWNDPSQVNLLKSAETRTISDWIVGLSLSRAMTLWAQDAGVDYSEGGSRALNMGRIINVVAAMVYDREMERTKFSKRMYYPLLAQFQQGDTKYLGYLKAEKEYEKSVVENIINQIRSLPANVVKSEKQEKTTPAPLLFDLASAIAAASKRFGMKAPHIQEVLNDLYLKKYLSYIRTDSQYITENEIPLMHETFDLLKDRYPHLTANADKKYVHAANKRIVQPDKVADHHGILVEPKVPTGLSDEEQKIYDMVLERCFMHFNPPFKYQNTSIHTRMGDHLFVSTYNDTIELGWKALLPTNQKDKEKESAENEDDAALTGSPNVVVGSANIIGAKIEEKETAPPPAYTDGSLILAMSNVSTIVKDPVMKEKLKERGIGTSATLAATVEKLLNIGYLTYDKKKVTITKKGAFIVESLRKTKIQVLTSPEMTAQWEIELENIRKGKSPQTFNNAIVNFVKLAVEEIKSIPNDNVQLIDYIGECPKCKSGLTRTAKRINCSGTKNGCDFFLWSNQYNKAVSDKMLEQLLTKGKTNVLSFNTKEGKPYKAQLALEAPYEQGKLKLLFAEAKPKVKK; from the coding sequence ATGGATTTAATCATATGTGAAAAACGTTCGGTCGGTATTTCAACCGCCGAAGCGCTATCAACTTCTTTTAAAGAAGAAAAAGGCTACATTGTCTGTAACAACAATATCCTTATAACTTGGTGTATCGGCCATCTATTTACGATGGCTGCCCCCAAATCATACAATCCTGTATGGGAAAAATGGTCGTGGCATACCTTACCGATGATTCCAGACCGTATTAAGTTAGAAATTATCGACGATGCGCGCATTAAAGCGCAGGTGAGCGTGATTAAAAAGTTAGTGGAAAAGCCAGAAGTAACAAGGGTGGTAGTCAACAGTGATGCCGCCCAAGAAGGGCAATTAATCGCCGGCAATCTATTACGAATGTTAAGTGTTAAAAAGCCGATTGTTCGTATGTGGGTGTCGTCAATGTCTGTAAAAGCATTGCAGCAGGCTTATAAAAACGTGATTTCATGGAACGACCCGAGCCAAGTAAATTTATTAAAAAGTGCTGAAACGCGTACGATTAGTGACTGGATCGTTGGTCTTTCATTATCACGTGCAATGACTTTGTGGGCCCAAGATGCAGGTGTCGATTATAGCGAGGGCGGTAGCAGAGCTTTAAACATGGGACGTATTATTAATGTAGTCGCGGCAATGGTTTATGACCGCGAAATGGAACGTACAAAATTCAGTAAACGTATGTACTATCCATTGTTGGCTCAGTTCCAGCAAGGCGACACAAAGTACCTCGGTTATTTAAAAGCTGAAAAGGAATATGAGAAATCCGTTGTCGAGAACATCATTAATCAGATCCGCTCATTACCTGCGAATGTTGTTAAGAGTGAGAAACAAGAGAAAACAACACCGGCGCCCTTGCTATTCGATTTAGCGAGCGCGATTGCTGCAGCAAGTAAACGATTCGGCATGAAAGCCCCACACATACAAGAGGTGCTAAATGATTTGTACCTGAAAAAGTATTTAAGCTATATCCGGACCGACAGCCAGTATATTACTGAAAACGAAATTCCTTTAATGCATGAAACATTCGATTTGCTAAAAGACCGTTATCCTCACTTAACAGCAAATGCAGATAAGAAATATGTACACGCAGCAAATAAGCGGATTGTACAGCCGGATAAAGTTGCGGACCATCATGGAATTTTAGTAGAGCCAAAAGTTCCGACCGGTTTAAGTGATGAAGAGCAAAAGATTTATGATATGGTCCTGGAACGTTGCTTTATGCACTTCAACCCGCCATTTAAATACCAAAACACATCTATTCACACACGAATGGGCGATCACTTATTTGTTTCAACGTACAATGATACGATTGAGTTAGGGTGGAAAGCTTTATTGCCAACCAACCAAAAGGATAAAGAGAAGGAAAGCGCGGAGAATGAGGATGATGCCGCGCTCACAGGCTCACCAAACGTCGTAGTTGGTTCAGCTAACATTATTGGTGCAAAGATTGAAGAAAAGGAAACAGCTCCACCACCTGCTTATACAGACGGTTCATTAATCCTTGCTATGAGTAATGTATCAACTATCGTTAAGGACCCTGTAATGAAAGAGAAATTGAAAGAGCGCGGTATAGGTACATCAGCGACGCTTGCGGCAACTGTAGAAAAGCTATTGAATATTGGGTACTTAACTTACGACAAAAAGAAAGTAACCATTACTAAAAAAGGTGCGTTCATTGTTGAATCATTACGTAAAACAAAAATACAGGTATTAACTTCTCCTGAAATGACTGCTCAATGGGAGATCGAGTTAGAGAATATCCGTAAAGGAAAAAGTCCTCAAACATTCAATAATGCGATTGTAAACTTTGTGAAGTTAGCTGTAGAGGAAATTAAATCGATACCAAATGACAATGTGCAGCTGATCGACTATATAGGTGAGTGTCCAAAATGTAAATCTGGCCTTACACGTACTGCAAAGCGTATCAATTGCTCAGGTACTAAAAATGGGTGTGACTTCTTCTTATGGTCGAACCAATACAATAAAGCCGTATCAGATAAGATGCTGGAACAATTACTAACTAAAGGGAAAACAAATGTCCTTTCATTTAACACAAAGGAAGGAAAACCATACAAAGCTCAATTAGCACTAGAGGCACCATATGAACAAGGGAAATTAAAGCTTTTATTCGCGGAGGCGAAACCTAAAGTGAAAAAATGA
- a CDS encoding BRCT domain-containing protein produces MIEKLGGKVSGSVSKKTDYLLMGEDATGTSKHQSAVNNGVTILLEEDFNGLLSQ; encoded by the coding sequence ATTATTGAAAAGCTCGGCGGAAAGGTAAGTGGTTCTGTAAGTAAGAAAACGGATTACTTATTAATGGGTGAGGATGCGACAGGTACTAGCAAACATCAATCTGCTGTAAATAATGGCGTAACAATTCTTTTAGAAGAAGATTTCAACGGTTTACTTTCACAGTAA
- a CDS encoding DUF1827 family protein produces the protein MNINYPFAKERMFRDITKQREDVVKITANSLEGVTVNVFECKGTYIIYSQSKEAQHASISNVRQPVKDWEIGYAIARILKVNTSDTNIFVTGNNVVHIHHEKDNILLN, from the coding sequence ATGAACATTAATTATCCGTTTGCTAAAGAAAGAATGTTTAGGGATATAACAAAACAAAGAGAAGATGTGGTAAAAATCACTGCAAATTCCTTAGAAGGAGTAACTGTTAATGTTTTTGAATGCAAGGGTACTTATATAATTTATAGCCAATCCAAAGAAGCACAGCATGCCAGTATTTCAAATGTAAGGCAGCCTGTGAAAGACTGGGAAATTGGTTATGCAATCGCTAGAATTTTAAAAGTTAATACTAGTGATACAAACATTTTTGTTACAGGGAATAATGTTGTTCATATACATCACGAAAAGGATAATATACTACTAAACTAA
- a CDS encoding DUF6366 family protein, translating to MNSNEKETPEQKRERLRQNELKNNPTGSLNDGVNRGMGGNLTGMGLKETGVLIIVLFVGYIIYKIFF from the coding sequence ATGAATTCAAATGAAAAAGAAACTCCAGAACAAAAAAGGGAACGGTTGAGACAAAACGAATTAAAAAATAATCCTACAGGATCTCTAAATGATGGGGTAAATAGGGGAATGGGTGGAAACTTAACTGGCATGGGTTTAAAAGAAACAGGGGTTTTAATTATTGTTTTATTTGTTGGTTATATAATATATAAAATATTCTTCTAA
- a CDS encoding lysozyme, translating into MFNYVKIPLTQNQFDALASFCYNIGANVLAKDPTLTRFINAKDWANVTRVMQLYKKASGKVLKGLVDRRKDEISLFLNGLEEEKVYSSGVLKAEHEETRSSAARRKIIVEAAIAAGYNKIWREKLKEGTITADDVDALAAGTLVKIHKG; encoded by the coding sequence ATTTTTAATTATGTAAAGATACCATTAACACAAAATCAATTTGATGCTCTCGCTTCATTTTGTTATAACATAGGGGCAAATGTTTTAGCCAAAGACCCAACGCTCACACGCTTTATAAATGCAAAGGATTGGGCAAACGTTACCCGTGTCATGCAGCTATATAAAAAAGCAAGTGGCAAGGTGCTCAAAGGATTGGTAGATCGTCGCAAAGACGAGATTTCATTATTTTTAAATGGATTGGAGGAAGAAAAAGTGTATAGTTCAGGGGTATTAAAAGCAGAGCATGAGGAAACTCGCTCAAGCGCAGCACGTCGAAAGATTATTGTTGAGGCTGCTATTGCAGCAGGATACAACAAAATTTGGCGCGAGAAATTAAAAGAAGGTACAATTACAGCTGATGATGTAGACGCACTAGCAGCTGGTACACTTGTAAAAATTCACAAAGGATGA
- a CDS encoding M23 family metallopeptidase — translation MVKTTKGGYGKHIIITHNMGGQVYESVYAHLKTFNVKTGQTVKQGQQIGVMGNTGIGTGIHLHFELHRGQYQYANGNYPTSFDPWPWINQDHFKMGVSTIGISLIQKWEGFYVAAYLCPAKIWTIGYGLTKWPNGTPVKQGEKITKAEALILLKQQVK, via the coding sequence TTGGTTAAAACAACAAAGGGTGGCTACGGCAAGCACATCATCATTACTCATAACATGGGTGGCCAGGTATACGAGTCTGTTTATGCTCATTTAAAAACCTTCAATGTAAAAACAGGTCAAACGGTTAAACAGGGACAACAGATTGGGGTCATGGGGAACACAGGGATAGGTACTGGCATTCACTTGCACTTCGAGTTGCACCGTGGTCAATACCAATACGCAAACGGCAACTATCCAACATCATTTGATCCTTGGCCATGGATCAATCAGGATCATTTTAAGATGGGAGTTTCCACAATTGGAATAAGCCTAATTCAAAAATGGGAAGGATTTTACGTTGCAGCTTATTTATGTCCGGCAAAAATATGGACAATAGGCTACGGTTTAACTAAATGGCCAAACGGTACTCCAGTTAAACAAGGTGAGAAAATCACTAAAGCAGAGGCACTCATTTTACTTAAGCAACAAGTAAAATGA